The nucleotide sequence AACCCCCGCTCTAAGGGTTCAATTTTGGTCAGATGATGAAACTTGACCACATCGGTATCCCAGAGGGATTCACCAAATTTTTGGGCAAATTCCGTCCGATCATTGACTCCCCGAATTTGATAAACCTGTAGGTCTAGCTTGTAGTGAGACTCTGCTTTTTTAACGAGTTCTAGGGTTTCGGGGAAATGATGGAGGGTTTCGAGGAATAGAACCGGGATTGGGGCGGCGGGCTGAAGTTGGCGATAGAGCAGATCTGTAATCACCAAGTCATCGACATTAAAGGCACTTGTCTGTACCAGTCCGGTGGGAAATTGGGCGAGGGCCCAGGCCAAAATTTGAGCCGGATGCTGACCATCTAGCTCTTGGTTAACGTGGTCTAGATCGAGGGAGGGGCTGAGGACTGCGGTCATGGCTTAATCTTCTACTGTAACAAAGTGGAACAACCGAAATGTTCTGGCGGAAAATCCGTTTTAAACCTGTATTGTCAATCTTAAAACAGCGCGCCCCCCCGCGAGAACGAACTGAGAAGTTGGACAAGGAACTGTAGCAGAAAGAAAGCAATGATAGGGGAAAAGTCCAGGCCACCGATGGGGGGGATTAAGCTCCGAAAAATATTTAAATAGGGGTCGGTTAATTGAGCCAGGATCGAAAAGACCGGATTCCCCCAGTCCACATTCGGAAACCAAGTTAAAAGGACGCGGACTAGCAGGATAATTAAGTAGATTTGGAGAAAATTACTCAATGCGGTGAGAACTAAGGGGACAACAGAGGCATCATTCATAAATTCATTCACAGATAACGGAACTCCCTAGGGCTAATCAGCAAAATTGAGTGATGGTAGCGAATTTGTCTCCAACGGGGGACTGGCCTAAAGGTCGTTGGATTCTGAAACGGTACTGAGGCGTTGTTGCAGATCATCCACAGCGTCGTTGAGTTGGGCAATTTTAGCTTCTAGTCCCTGACGGGCTGACTCCATGGCGGTTTCATCATTCATCCCTAAGGGTAAACGTCCCCCTGCTGGCGATCTATTGGGCGGCCCTGCTTCTAACTCAGCGAGTTTGTTGGTTAAAAAAACAGCGGCAAAGGCACCCACAATGCTTCCAAATACTGCCCCAGCAATAAACCCACTCCCAAAGCGGTCACTGCGATTTTCCATATCTGCCTGCTACCATTTCCTTTCCCACTCTAGCGGATCTGGTTCAAGTCCCAAAACTACGATCCCCTGCATCTCCCAGGCCTGGGACAATAAACCCCTGTTCATTTAACTCTGGATCAATGGTAGCGGTGTAAACCTGGACTGCTGGGAAATGGGCTCCTAACTTTTGCAAGGCAGGCGGGGCAGCAACAATGGCAATAATTCGGACTAGAGATGGGTCTATACCCCGTTGGGTGAGTTCAGTCATGGTGGTCATAATCGAGCCGCCCGTGGCCAGCATGGGTTCACTAATCAGGAGGCGTGTCCTGGGTTCAAACTGGTCAGGAAACTTATTCAGATAGCAAGATGGTTCTAGGGTTGCTTCATTACGGACAATGCCAATGTGATAGGTCTTGGCGAGGGGAATGACACTTTCAACACCCGTGAGCAGCGATAATCCTGCCCGCAAAATCGGCACTACCACCAACGGGGCTTGGGAGTCAACCACTTTAGCTGCACAGGGAGCCAAGGGGGTTTCAACCATTGTTTCTAGGGTTGGCAGCCAATCTCGCGCCGCTTCAT is from Synechococcus sp. PCC 6312 and encodes:
- the cysH gene encoding phosphoadenosine phosphosulfate reductase, which produces MTAVLSPSLDLDHVNQELDGQHPAQILAWALAQFPTGLVQTSAFNVDDLVITDLLYRQLQPAAPIPVLFLETLHHFPETLELVKKAESHYKLDLQVYQIRGVNDRTEFAQKFGESLWDTDVVKFHHLTKIEPLERGLLELGTTAWITGRRRDQAVTRAEMPYVELDKLGRYKINPLAAWTRKQSWIYVAEHGMMYNPLHDQGYASIGDEPLTTPVGEGEDERAGRWRGLGKTECGIHI
- a CDS encoding YggT family protein, which encodes MNDASVVPLVLTALSNFLQIYLIILLVRVLLTWFPNVDWGNPVFSILAQLTDPYLNIFRSLIPPIGGLDFSPIIAFFLLQFLVQLLSSFSRGGALF
- the upp gene encoding uracil phosphoribosyltransferase, which codes for MALQLRVYVPPHPLIQHWLAVARDVGTPTALFRTAMTELGRWLTYEAARDWLPTLETMVETPLAPCAAKVVDSQAPLVVVPILRAGLSLLTGVESVIPLAKTYHIGIVRNEATLEPSCYLNKFPDQFEPRTRLLISEPMLATGGSIMTTMTELTQRGIDPSLVRIIAIVAAPPALQKLGAHFPAVQVYTATIDPELNEQGFIVPGLGDAGDRSFGT